The Rhizobiaceae bacterium genome contains the following window.
CCCACAAGGGGAGAAGGACGATTTCAGGAAACGCGCCGCAAATCGCCGACGTGCTGGCGTTGTATGCGACCGAAACTGCATTCCGCCTTCTCCCCTTGTGGGAGAAGGTGCCGGCAGGCGGATGAGGGGTGAAGGAAGGCACGGAGCAAGCTATCCCTGCGCCGCCCGTCGCGCTTCGCGTCCGCCGCGGCGGCGGCCACCGGCGGCGGCTTCGCCGGGGGCGGTCACGGCCACCGGGGTAGGGGCGGCGTGCTCGCCGGGCTTGTAATCCTTGTAGGTGCGGATCCAGGTCATGCAGTCCTTGTCCGTCCCGTTCAGCACGTTTGCGCCGCGCACGGCTTCCATTTCCTGCGGGCGGCAGGGGTTCATGATTGCAGAGGTCATGCCCGCGCCGATCACCATGGGGATGAATGCGCCGTTGATGCCGTGGCGATGCGGCAGGCCGAAGGAGATGTTGGAAAGGCCGCAGGTGGTGTTGACCTTCAGTTCCTCGCGCAAGCGCCGCAACAGCGCGAACACCTGGCGGCCCGCGTCGCCCAGCGCGCCGATGGGCATCACCAGCGGGTCGACAACCACGTCCTCGGCCTTGATGCCGTGATCCATTGCGCGCTCGACGATCTTCTTCGCGACCGCGAAGCGCACGTCCGGGTCCATGGAAATGCCTGTCTCGTCGTTCGAAATGGCGACCACGGGCACATCGTATTTCTTGACGAGCGGCAGGATCGCCTCAAGCTTTTCTTCCTCGCCGGTCACGGAATTGACCAGCGGGCGGCCTTTTGCGACCTTCAGCCCTGCTTCGATCGCCGCCGTCACGGAGGAGTCGATGGAAAGCGGCAGGTCGACAAGGTTCTGCACGATTTCAAGGGTTTGCACCAGCAAGCCGGGCTCGGTGGCGTTTGGATCGACCGCCGTGACGCCCGCATTCACGTCCAGCATCGTTGCGCCCGCCGCCGCCTGCTCAAGAGCGTCCTTGATGACGGTCTCGAAGTTCCCGGCTTGCATTTCGGCGGCGAGTTTCTTGCGGCCTGTGGGGTTGATCCGTTCACCGATCACGCAAAAGGGCTGATCGAATCCGATGACGATCTCGCGGCTGGCGGATGCGACGATGGTGCGGGTCATAAAGCTCTCCTAAGATATAAAGACATCTTTATATCGATATTCGTTTGCGATCAATGCGCAGTTTTCACGAGTTCGACCTGGCTTTCGACCTTGTCGTCGCGCAGGATGCTTTCAAGTCGTTCGGCGACGATCCGGTCGTCCTGCCGCGCTTCGCGCTGCCACGGGCGGCGTCCTTTCAGCACGCCGGATTCATCGACGATCTCGGCGACGTATTCCTCCTGCCGGTAGGCCATCACATGAACGCCCGCGACGCCGGAAATTTCCTTCACCTCGTTGATGATGTCGATGCAGATGCGCTTGCCTTCCTTCTTCTGGTCCTGCGCGCCTTCCAGCCGCTCGATGATGGCGTCGGGAATGTGAATGCCGGGAACGTTGGAGCGTATCCATTTCGCCGTCTTGGCTGACGCCAGCGGCCCGACGCCGCAAAGGATGAACACCTTTTCGGCATGCCCGAGATCGCGCGCCTTCTGCATGAAGCTCTTGAACATCGGCACGTCGAAGCAATATTGCGTTTGCACGAACTGCGCGCCCGCGGCGATCTTCTTGCCGAGATGGATCGGACGGAAATCGAAGGGCGGCGCGAAGGGGTTCACCGCCGCGCCGAGGAAAAGCTGCGGCGGCGTGGTGAGTTTGCGGCCCGAGAGGAACTTGCCGTTGTCGCGCATGATGCGGACCGTTTCGAGCAGCGAAATGGAGTCGAGGTCGAAAACCGGCTTTGCGCCGGGCTGGTCGCCCGCCTGCACGCCGTCGCCTGTCAGGCACAGTATGTTTGCCACGCCCATCGCAGCCGCGCCCAGCACGTCGCCCTGAATGGCGATGCGGTTTTTGTCGCGGCAGGCAATCTGCATGATCGGCGCATAGCCCATGCGGGTCAGGAGCGCACAGATGCCGACCGATGACATATGGCAGTTCGCGCCCGACGCATCGACCGCGTTGATGCCGTCCACCCATCCGTCGAACACTTTGGCACGGTTGTAGACGTCCTCGGGGTCGGCGCTGTCGGGCGGATTCAGCTCGGTGGTAACGGCGAACTCACCGCGCCGCAGAACGCGCTCCAGCCGCCCGCGCGACGAATGGCCGGGCAACGGCTCCAGCGGAAGGTGAACGCCTTCCGGATTCTCGTCGGGCTGGACCGGGCGTTTAGACATGGAAAGATCCCCGTCGAAATGCGATCTCGCGCGGTTCTGCCAAACCCCTCATCCGCCTGCCGGCACCTTCTCCCACAAGGGGAGAAGGCAGAATGCGCAAACGCCCGCAAAAACCGTCAACGTTGCAGAGAATGCGAGGCATTTCGGTCAACCGCCTTTTCCTCTTGTGGGAGAAGGCGCCGGCAGGCGGATGAGGGGTGCGGGCAGCACGAGCGGAAACGAACATCACGATTGCGCCCTGTCCGCGTGGGCGGCGGCTTGTGCCGTAACGCGCAACCATGCCGAGGTCTCGCGCAGGGACTGGTCGACCGGCTTTTGCACGTTGAGGATCGCGTCACCATGCACCATGTTGCGCGAGCCTTCCCAAGCTTTCACCCAGACGCAGGGCATGTTGGGCTCGACCTCGCAATTGCCGTTTGCACGCACGCCGCCGCACGGACCGTTGCGCAGTTGCTTGGGGCAGTTCATCGGGCAGGACATGCCGGTTGAAGAGAGGACACATTGCCCGCACATGCGGCAGTCGAACATCAGGCCCTTCACATTGCGCTCGACGAACTTGATCGGAGCCTCGACGCGCCCATAGCCGATCGCCTTCCACAGCGGGTGCAGGCTCAGGAAGATGCTGGCGAAGCGCGCGTAGAACCACTCCAGCGCGCGGGAATGGCGGATCGACCACAGCCGCACGGTGTAGCTGCGCTGGACGCGCCGTTGCGGCGAAACGTCGGCGGGCTTGTAGTCGGATTTGGGGGCGGATTTCTTGACCGCGCTTGCCTGTGTCTCTCCGGCCTTCGCCGCCGGGGGCAAGGTCTCGGGCGCAGCGCTCGCCGGGCCTGCCGCCGTTGTGGATCGGGTCGTGTCGTCAGCCATGTTCCTTGCCGCCTGCCTTGGCAAGCGCCACGAGGCGCTCGCGTGGGTACTCAGCATCCAGTGCCGAAGCGGCCTTTTCCGCCTCGACTTCGAGGTCGTCGCCGACGGGTACCGCATCGGCCTTTCGCCACTCGGCGAGATAGGCGTCGGTGTCGCTGTCGCCGGAGCGCATGGCGGCCATGTCGATGGCTTCGGCAAAACGCTGCGGCAGTTCCCGCTTCGCATTCTGACGCCCCTTGCGCACGATGACCTGCGCAGGGATGTCACGCCAATAAACGACAATAAGATCAGCCATATCGCCTCGCCTGGATCAGTTTGAGAGCATTGCAGGAACCATTTGTCGCCCGCTTGTTGCGGCACGACGCGCGTGCATTCAAAAGCGACGCCCGCAAGCGGGCATGCGGGTCACATCATCCACGCCCAGATCGCATGGCCGGCAAAGCCGGCCGCAGTAAATATGCCGACGATCACGGCCATCGCCACCACGCCGACGAGACTGCCGAGCGCAAAGAGAAGGCCGTCCCTTTCGAGCAGGGAAAGTCCCAGCAATGTCGTGCAGAAAGCGGGTAGCCAGTTGCCGCCCGGTATGGGCAGCGTCACGACAATCGCCATGAACAGCGCAATCGCGCCCACGATGCGTTCGCCCTGCCGACGCCAGAACGGCCAGTAGCGGGGCTTGATGAGCTTTTCCATCCGGGCGAGGCGCGGCACCAGCGAGGCCATGAGGTTGCGGAACTGGTCGGCGCTGAGCGAACGCTTGCCAAGCACCTCGGGAAGCCATGTCCGGCGCCTGCCGGAAACCATCTGCGCGGCGACGATGATGAGGGGCAGGCCGAGCACGGCGGATGAGCCGGGCGGCAGCGGCAAGAGGTTCAACCCGGCGAAAAGAACAAGCATCGGCGCAAAGGCGCGCGCGCCGAGCGACTTGCAGATATGATCGAGCGTGACCGGTCCATCGGCATCGCGCGCAAGCTGCGCGAAAACTTCCGAAAGGCGGCGGGGGCGACGGAATTTGGGCGCAGCGCCTTCCGGTCCGTCCTCGAATGTCTTCATCCGCGAAGCCCCATGCGCGCATTTTCTCCGGCGAAGCAGCCCACCGGAATTGTGTGGGGCATGCCTTAATCTTTGATGACAGCTTTCAGCCCTGAAACATAATTGGCGACGTGATGCAAATCAAACCGACCAGAAGGCGAGCATGGAGGTAGGCGGATCACTCAGTTTGGGGTTCTGAGCGCGAGCGAGGGAACAAGGTCGCCATA
Protein-coding sequences here:
- a CDS encoding methyltetrahydrofolate cobalamin methyltransferase — encoded protein: MTRTIVASASREIVIGFDQPFCVIGERINPTGRKKLAAEMQAGNFETVIKDALEQAAAGATMLDVNAGVTAVDPNATEPGLLVQTLEIVQNLVDLPLSIDSSVTAAIEAGLKVAKGRPLVNSVTGEEEKLEAILPLVKKYDVPVVAISNDETGISMDPDVRFAVAKKIVERAMDHGIKAEDVVVDPLVMPIGALGDAGRQVFALLRRLREELKVNTTCGLSNISFGLPHRHGINGAFIPMVIGAGMTSAIMNPCRPQEMEAVRGANVLNGTDKDCMTWIRTYKDYKPGEHAAPTPVAVTAPGEAAAGGRRRGGREARRAAQG
- a CDS encoding methylenetetrahydrofolate reductase — translated: MSKRPVQPDENPEGVHLPLEPLPGHSSRGRLERVLRRGEFAVTTELNPPDSADPEDVYNRAKVFDGWVDGINAVDASGANCHMSSVGICALLTRMGYAPIMQIACRDKNRIAIQGDVLGAAAMGVANILCLTGDGVQAGDQPGAKPVFDLDSISLLETVRIMRDNGKFLSGRKLTTPPQLFLGAAVNPFAPPFDFRPIHLGKKIAAGAQFVQTQYCFDVPMFKSFMQKARDLGHAEKVFILCGVGPLASAKTAKWIRSNVPGIHIPDAIIERLEGAQDQKKEGKRICIDIINEVKEISGVAGVHVMAYRQEEYVAEIVDESGVLKGRRPWQREARQDDRIVAERLESILRDDKVESQVELVKTAH
- a CDS encoding methylenetetrahydrofolate reductase C-terminal domain-containing protein; translation: MADDTTRSTTAAGPASAAPETLPPAAKAGETQASAVKKSAPKSDYKPADVSPQRRVQRSYTVRLWSIRHSRALEWFYARFASIFLSLHPLWKAIGYGRVEAPIKFVERNVKGLMFDCRMCGQCVLSSTGMSCPMNCPKQLRNGPCGGVRANGNCEVEPNMPCVWVKAWEGSRNMVHGDAILNVQKPVDQSLRETSAWLRVTAQAAAHADRAQS
- a CDS encoding virulence factor, with amino-acid sequence MADLIVVYWRDIPAQVIVRKGRQNAKRELPQRFAEAIDMAAMRSGDSDTDAYLAEWRKADAVPVGDDLEVEAEKAASALDAEYPRERLVALAKAGGKEHG
- a CDS encoding exopolysaccharide biosynthesis protein → MKTFEDGPEGAAPKFRRPRRLSEVFAQLARDADGPVTLDHICKSLGARAFAPMLVLFAGLNLLPLPPGSSAVLGLPLIIVAAQMVSGRRRTWLPEVLGKRSLSADQFRNLMASLVPRLARMEKLIKPRYWPFWRRQGERIVGAIALFMAIVVTLPIPGGNWLPAFCTTLLGLSLLERDGLLFALGSLVGVVAMAVIVGIFTAAGFAGHAIWAWMM